A window of Mangifera indica cultivar Alphonso chromosome 11, CATAS_Mindica_2.1, whole genome shotgun sequence contains these coding sequences:
- the LOC123228615 gene encoding lysine histidine transporter-like 5, whose translation MANNENAAAAETRPDPEKDLNSWLPITASRKAKWWYSAFHNVTAMVGAGVLGLPFALSQLGWIPGVLTIVASWLITLYSLWQMVEMHEIVPGKRFDRYSELGEHVFGPKLGYWIVMPQQMMVQVASDIVYMVTGGKSLHKVFELIDPSVFEGARLTYFILIFLAIHLVLSQIPNFNSLKGVSFLAAIMSASYSTLACLTSIIKGNKHRPSSYGVRSHTTVGQFFDSLNGLGTIAFAFAGHSVALEIQATIPSTPEKPSKKPMWWGVLAAYAIVAWCYFSVAISGYWAFGQFVEDDILISLRKPAWLIALANFMVFIHVVGSYQVFAMPVFDLIESNMVKHLHCTPGRTLRIFSRTTYVAFTAFVGICIPFFGGLLGFFGGLVFSSTSYFIPCIMWLIVKKPKRWSFHWIASWISIIVGVVIAILAPIGGMRQIILSSKSYKMFS comes from the exons ATG GCGAACAACGAGAATGCTGCAGCAGCTGAGACTAGACCTGATCCTGAGAAAGATTTAAATAGCTGGCTACCCATTACTGCATCCAGGAAAGCAAAGTGGTGGTATTCAGCTTTTCACAATGTGACTGCTATGGTGGGTGCTGGGGTACTTGGTCTACCCTTTGCGCTGTCTCAACTTGGatg GATTCCTGGGGTGCTAACAATAGTTGCATCATGGCTGATAACTTTATATTCACTGTGGCAAATGGTTGAAATGCATGAAATTGTTCCTGGAAAACGATTTGATCGATACTCAGAGTTGGGAGAGCATgtttttgggccaaaattgggCTACTGGATTGTGATGCCTCAGCAAATGATGGTTCAGGTGGCATCAGATATTGTGTATATGGTCACTGGAGGAAAATCACTCCACAAAGTTTTTGAGCTGATTGATCCCTCTGTATTCGAGGGCGCTAGACTAACATATTTCATCCTCATCTTCCTTGCTATTCATCTTGTCCTCTCCCAAATTCCCAATTTCAATTCTCTCAAAGGAGTCTCCTTCCTTGCTGCCATCATGTCTGCCAG CTATTCAACGTTGGCGTGTTTGACATCAATAATAAAGGGTAACAAGCACCGGCCATCAAGTTATGGAGTTCGATCTCACACAACGGTGGGGCAGTTTTTCGACTCTCTGAATGGTCTTGGAACAATAGCATTTGCGTTTGCAGGGCACAGTGTAGCGTTGGAAATTCAAGCCACCATCCCATCAACTCCCGAGAAACCTTCGAAAAAACCAATGTGGTGGGGTGTTCTTGCTGCCTATGCTATTGTTGCTTGGTGTTATTTTTCCGTTGCCATTTCCGGCTACTGGGCCTTCGGCCAATTTGTAGAGGATGATATTCTCATTTCTCTGAGAAAACCCGCTTGGCTCATTGCCCTAGCTAATTTCATGGTGTTCATTCATGTTGTCGGAAGTTACCAG GTCTTCGCCATGCCTGTTTTCGACTTAATTGAATCAAACATGGTTAAACATCTACATTGTACTCCTGGGAGAACTCTTCGCATCTTTTCTCGCACTACATATGTTG CTTTTACAGCCTTTGTTGGGATCTGTATTCCCTTTTTTGGAGGATTGCTAGGGTTCTTTGGGGGACTTGTATTTTCATCAACATCATATTTC ATTCCTTGCATCATGTGGCTTATTGTTAAGAAACCCAAGAGATGGAGCTTTCACTGGATTGCATCCTGG ATTTCTATCATTGTTGGTGTGGTAATAGCTATTCTTGCACCAATTGGAGGAATGAGACAAATCATCTTATCATCAAAATCCTACAAAATGTTTTCATAG
- the LOC123228616 gene encoding putative methyltransferase At1g22800, mitochondrial isoform X2 yields MRAVSLFQRTSFLLRRRTKEPYALQPSRSFCTYNGDEFNSSNSTSRVKIFDRNLKRRQRDRAAWLMRPNDCFVDAVAENLLDRLEDCKKTFPTALCLGGSLEAIKRLLHGRGGIERLIMMDASYDMLKLCKDSQQDASNERIETSFVVGDEEFLPFKESSLDTVISCLGLHWTNDLPGAMIQCKLALKPDGLFLAAILGGETLKELRIACTVAQMEREGGISPRVSPLAQVRDAALDLIEHLRSMGETNALLQRNNILKRETALATAAIYDSMFGAEDGTIPATFQVIYMTGWREHHSQQKAKRRGSATVSFQDLHKYFGGEN; encoded by the exons ATGAGAGCTGTTTCTTTGTTTCAGAGAACTTCATTTCTGCTgagaagaagaacaaaagaaCCGTACGCTTTGCAGCCCTCCCGTTCTTTCTGCACATACAATGGCGACGAGTTTAACAGTTCTAACTCCACTTCTAGGGTCAAGATTTTTGACCGCAATCTCAAACGCCGACAA AGGGACCGAGCTGCTTGGTTAATGCGTCCAAATGATTGTTTTGTGGATGCTGTTGCTGAGAATCTATTGGACCGTTTGGAG GACTGTAAGAAAACATTTCCTACAGCATTATGTTTAGGGGGTTCTCTGGAGGCTATTAAGAGATTGCTACATGGTCGTG GTGGAATTGAAAGGCTCATTATGATGGATGCCTCTTATGACATGTTGAAATTGTGTAAAGATTCTCAGCAGGATGCATCTAATGAACGCATTGAAACATCCTTTGTGGTTGGTGATGAAGAGTTTTTGCCTTTCAAAGAAAG TTCACTAGATACGGTGATCAGTTGCTTGGGTCTCCATTGGACAAATGATCTTCCTGGAGCCATGATACAG TGTAAACTGGCGTTGAAGCCGGATGGTCTATTTTTAGCAGCTATTCTTGGTGGAGAAACCTTAAA GGAGTTGAGAATAGCTTGTACAGTTGCACAAATGGAACGTGAAGGAGGCATCAGTCCACGGGTATCTCCTTTGGCACAG GTGCGTGATGCTG CTTTGGATCTGATAGAGCATTTGCGGTCAATGGGTGAAACTAATGCTCTTCTACAAAGAAACAAT ATCCTAAAAAGAGAGACTGCTCTGGCAACTGCTGCTATATATGATTCCATGTTTGGAGCAGAAGATGGCACCATCCCTGCAACCTTCCAG GTGATTTACATGACGGGGTGGAGGGAGCATCATTCTCAACAGAAGGCCAAAAGGAGGGGTTCCGCCACTGTATCATTCCAGGACCTCCACAAATACTTTGGCGGTGAAAATTAG
- the LOC123228616 gene encoding putative methyltransferase At1g22800, mitochondrial isoform X1, whose amino-acid sequence MRAVSLFQRTSFLLRRRTKEPYALQPSRSFCTYNGDEFNSSNSTSRVKIFDRNLKRRQRDRAAWLMRPNDCFVDAVAENLLDRLEDCKKTFPTALCLGGSLEAIKRLLHGRGGIERLIMMDASYDMLKLCKDSQQDASNERIETSFVVGDEEFLPFKESSLDTVISCLGLHWTNDLPGAMIQCKLALKPDGLFLAAILGGETLKELRIACTVAQMEREGGISPRVSPLAQVRDAGNLLTRAGFALPGVDVEEYVVKYKSSLDLIEHLRSMGETNALLQRNNILKRETALATAAIYDSMFGAEDGTIPATFQVIYMTGWREHHSQQKAKRRGSATVSFQDLHKYFGGEN is encoded by the exons ATGAGAGCTGTTTCTTTGTTTCAGAGAACTTCATTTCTGCTgagaagaagaacaaaagaaCCGTACGCTTTGCAGCCCTCCCGTTCTTTCTGCACATACAATGGCGACGAGTTTAACAGTTCTAACTCCACTTCTAGGGTCAAGATTTTTGACCGCAATCTCAAACGCCGACAA AGGGACCGAGCTGCTTGGTTAATGCGTCCAAATGATTGTTTTGTGGATGCTGTTGCTGAGAATCTATTGGACCGTTTGGAG GACTGTAAGAAAACATTTCCTACAGCATTATGTTTAGGGGGTTCTCTGGAGGCTATTAAGAGATTGCTACATGGTCGTG GTGGAATTGAAAGGCTCATTATGATGGATGCCTCTTATGACATGTTGAAATTGTGTAAAGATTCTCAGCAGGATGCATCTAATGAACGCATTGAAACATCCTTTGTGGTTGGTGATGAAGAGTTTTTGCCTTTCAAAGAAAG TTCACTAGATACGGTGATCAGTTGCTTGGGTCTCCATTGGACAAATGATCTTCCTGGAGCCATGATACAG TGTAAACTGGCGTTGAAGCCGGATGGTCTATTTTTAGCAGCTATTCTTGGTGGAGAAACCTTAAA GGAGTTGAGAATAGCTTGTACAGTTGCACAAATGGAACGTGAAGGAGGCATCAGTCCACGGGTATCTCCTTTGGCACAG GTGCGTGATGCTGGTAATCTTTTGACCAGAGCAGGCTTTGCACTTCCTGGTGTTGACGTTGAAGAATATGTAGTTAAATATAAGAGCT CTTTGGATCTGATAGAGCATTTGCGGTCAATGGGTGAAACTAATGCTCTTCTACAAAGAAACAAT ATCCTAAAAAGAGAGACTGCTCTGGCAACTGCTGCTATATATGATTCCATGTTTGGAGCAGAAGATGGCACCATCCCTGCAACCTTCCAG GTGATTTACATGACGGGGTGGAGGGAGCATCATTCTCAACAGAAGGCCAAAAGGAGGGGTTCCGCCACTGTATCATTCCAGGACCTCCACAAATACTTTGGCGGTGAAAATTAG